One genomic region from Sphingobacterium multivorum encodes:
- a CDS encoding AraC family transcriptional regulator, producing MNKLSKPQFIELTPPSEKTIHVKLVDQEFLSNPLHFHELCELVLIVESFGKRIVGNNVATFTEGDLVLMGPNIPHIWRNDNLFLQQDNDLRARAIVVYFPADFLLRLTDEHQTIQAMQQFIRKAQRGLRFYGETRDKAQRLMEKLSDKEGFSKIIEFLNLIQLLQETAEFENLASDGYRPTFSEQETQRINKVYLYVMSNFKEEVNLQVASDMLNMTPNAFCRFFKRHTQKPFSRFVNEMRIGHACKLLMDRTLSISEICYECGYQNLTNFNKFFKSIMNKTPREFRKEMDL from the coding sequence ATGAACAAATTATCCAAACCCCAATTTATTGAGCTTACTCCGCCTAGCGAAAAAACAATCCATGTTAAATTGGTCGATCAGGAATTTTTGAGCAATCCGTTGCACTTTCACGAGCTCTGTGAGCTGGTGCTGATCGTGGAAAGTTTCGGCAAGCGCATTGTGGGCAACAATGTAGCGACCTTTACAGAAGGAGACCTGGTCTTGATGGGTCCCAATATTCCCCATATCTGGCGCAACGACAATTTATTTCTACAGCAGGATAATGATTTGCGTGCCCGCGCCATCGTTGTCTATTTTCCGGCAGATTTCTTACTTCGTCTGACCGACGAACATCAAACCATCCAGGCCATGCAGCAATTTATCCGCAAGGCGCAGCGCGGACTTCGTTTTTATGGCGAAACACGCGACAAGGCACAACGCTTAATGGAAAAACTCAGTGATAAAGAAGGATTTTCGAAAATAATCGAATTCCTCAACCTAATTCAGTTGCTACAGGAAACAGCCGAATTTGAAAATTTGGCTTCCGACGGTTATCGCCCCACTTTCAGTGAGCAGGAGACCCAGCGCATCAATAAGGTTTACCTCTACGTGATGAGCAACTTTAAGGAGGAGGTTAATCTACAAGTTGCCAGCGACATGCTCAATATGACACCCAACGCTTTCTGTCGCTTTTTTAAACGGCATACCCAGAAACCCTTTTCTCGTTTTGTCAATGAAATGCGCATTGGTCATGCCTGTAAACTGCTGATGGATCGGACACTCAGCATATCGGAGATTTGCTACGAATGTGGTTATCAAAATCTGACCAACTTCAATAAGTTTTTTAAATCCATTATGAACAAAACACCACGCGAGTTTCGTAAAGAGATGGATCTGTAG
- a CDS encoding DUF5018-related domain-containing protein, protein MHKINYKIGRILLGALTLMVMGSCLKKGYEELPNSPDNKLTAVSYSYRFLYNDTIQKGTPMQEIEPDRVCEVVFKNTAVAFDTNGQKGYTSTISYDINSVKKAGPSGSVTKQMLFDEFKKRIQKDQLANLWVTITVSDVSVVSPLNGAPVLGKPGDFSQDRMYRVTAANGDVQDYTLKTIKGF, encoded by the coding sequence ATGCATAAAATAAATTACAAAATAGGGCGTATTTTACTCGGCGCACTGACGCTCATGGTGATGGGAAGTTGTTTGAAAAAGGGCTATGAAGAACTGCCAAATTCGCCGGACAACAAATTGACTGCAGTAAGTTATTCATACCGCTTTCTATATAATGATACCATACAGAAAGGAACTCCCATGCAGGAGATTGAGCCTGATCGGGTCTGTGAGGTCGTTTTTAAGAATACGGCGGTAGCTTTTGATACAAATGGACAAAAAGGATATACGTCTACGATTTCGTACGATATCAATTCTGTTAAGAAGGCAGGGCCTTCGGGATCCGTCACCAAGCAGATGTTATTCGATGAGTTTAAAAAACGAATTCAAAAAGATCAACTTGCTAATCTGTGGGTTACGATCACCGTGTCGGATGTTTCGGTGGTTTCGCCGCTCAATGGAGCTCCAGTATTGGGTAAGCCAGGCGATTTTTCACAGGATAGAATGTATCGGGTGACAGCAGCGAATGGTGACGTCCAAGATTATACGCTGAAAACAATAAAAGGTTTTTAA